In Ostrea edulis chromosome 6, xbOstEdul1.1, whole genome shotgun sequence, a single window of DNA contains:
- the LOC125682973 gene encoding pro-neuropeptide Y-like: MQTYSLLLVLVVALLCVWTAFGNDSLSPPSRPSAFRSPAQLRKYLKALNDYYAIVGRPRFGKRNNEYSFSDMDEGDGYLFSSRDKSDMVAPQWW; encoded by the exons ATGCAAACGTACTCTCTGCTCCTCGTGTTAGTAGTGGCACTACTTTGTGTGTGGACAGCGTTCGGAAATGACTCCTTGTCTCCCCCTAGCAGACCGTCCGCATTCAGGAGTCCAGCACAGCTCCGCAAATACCTGAAAGCTCTGAATGACTATTACGCCATAGTGGGTAGACCGAG ATTTggaaaaagaaataatgaatattcattttctgaCATGGATGAAGGCGACG GGTATCTGTTTAGCAGTCGAGATAAATCTGACATGGTGGCGCCACAGTGGTGGTAA